TCAGCCGGTCGCGGACGGTTGAGGTGACGCCATGCTCGTCCTGGTGGTGGTCGAGGTACTCGACGTTGAACGAGACCTGCGCACCGCGGACGGCGGCGCCATCCACGAGGATCGGCTCCATCAGCGGCTGGGGGAGATCCAGCAGCGGGCACGGGCTCGCGGTGAGGTAGTCGCTACGGCGGTCGTCCCCCGTGCCCCAGGTCCGCAGACGGGCCACCTCGTCGCCGGTCAGGCTGGTGGCGAAGACCATGTCGCCCATCAGCTCCCACGGCGTGCCGACCCGTCGGACGGCGTCCTCGACGCCGAGATCACGCAGGACCTCCAGCGCACGCTGGTTCGTGATGTGCGCCCGGGGACTGTTGGCGAGCCAGCTCCGTTGGTTGATCACTCGCGTGCGGATCCCGTAGGTGGCGAGGGCGAGGGCGGTCGTCGCCCCGGCAGGGCCGGTCCCCACGACGAGCACGTCGGTGTCATACGCGGCGGACCCGTCGGATCCGGACTCGCTCGTGCTCATTGATCCCACTCCTCGACGTCGCGCCGCGCGTTCGGAGTGGTCGATCGTCGCATCGACCAGCACACCCGGCCCCGGGGTGTTCCGTCGCCCGGGACAACACCCCGTCGCGGCGGCGAATGCGGCTAAGCCTTGAGGATGGACATCGACGTCGTCATTCCGCCGCGGGGGTTCCTGCGGGCTCGCCTCGTCCCGGCGGGCGCATGCCTGCGCATCACCGATCTGGGGGGTCGACAGGCGGTCGACGTGATGCTGAGGTCCGCCGCGGACACCCGGGACTGGTTGTCGTGCATCTTCACGACCCTGCTCAACGGGACCGACCGCATCACGACCGGCCACGTCCTCTACAGCAAGGCGGCCACGCCGCTCGCGACCGTGACGCAGGACGACGTGGGCCGGCACTGGTTCGGCGGAGGGTTCTGCTCGGAGGAGACGAATCGATTCCGCTACGGGGTGGAGGGCACCATCAACTGCCGCGACAACCTCGCGGCGAGTCTCGCCGACTGGGTCGGCCATCCGATGGACCTGGAGCTGGACGCCTGCGCGTCGCTGTTCATGGCGATCGCGTACGGCGCCGGCCGGGTCTCGATCGAGGAGTCCCCGAGCAGGCCCGGCAGCGTGTTCGAGCTCCGCGCCGAGACCGACCTCCTCGTCGGCCTCTCCAACTGCCCGGCCGACCGCAACCCCGGCAACGGATTCCAGCCCTCCGAGGTGCGGGTGCAGGTCGGCTCCTGACGCTCGTCCCGTCGGGCGGGACGGACCGGCCCCGAAGTGCGTTCGATTCCTGTACCGTACTAAGTACGCGAGGGAGGTGAGAGATGTCGGAGACGGTCATGCCCGCCAGGAGGGCGAGGCGACGCGAGCCCGGTGAGGGCAGCGGTCGTGCGGTCGCGGGTGTGGTGGTGACGATGATCAGCGTCTCGGCGCCTCCGTTCCTCGTCGGCACCGTGGCCATCCAAGTCGCGGCGACCATGGCGTTCTCCGCTGCTCAGCTCGGGACGGCCGTCGCCGGTTATTACCTGGTCTCCGCCGTCGTCTCCCCGATGGGTGGCCGGCTCGCGGGCCGCCTCGGCCCGACGCTCGCCATGCGCGTGGCCTGCTTCGGCGCCACCCTGGGCTTGATCGGCATCGCGCTCGCGCCCAGCGCGGGTGCCATCGTCGTCGCGTTGAGCCTGCTGGGCCTGCCGAACGCGCTGGTCCAGCCGGCGGCCAACCAGGTCCTGTCCGACACCGTCCCGGTCCACCGGCAGGGGGTCGCGTTCGGTTTGGTGCAGTCGGCCATCCCGTCGGCCACACTCCTCAGCGGGTCGCTGCTCGCGATCTTCGGTGCGGAGAACCAGTGGCGGGCAGCGGTCTGGTCCGTCGTGGTCTTGACCCTGGTCGCACAGCTCGCCATCCGGCGCCCCCGCACCGGACCACAGGAAGCGGCTGCCGGTCGCCAGGTGAGCGCTCGACCCCTCCCGGCTCCGCTCGGGGGAGCGCCCCTCATGACCGCGCTCGTGCTGGGGGCGGTCCTTGCCTCGATGGCGGCGACCACCCTGCCGTCCTTCGTCGCCTCCACCGGGGCGGCCCGCGGGATGGGGCCTGGCGAGGTGGCCACCGTGCAGGTGCTGGGAAGCCTCACCTGCATCGGCCTGCGGGTGCTCGCCGCGTGGCGCGGGTCGCTGTTCGGCGAGTGGCGCGTCCTCGGCGTGGTCGCGGCGATGCTCCTGGTCGGCGCGGCGGGATTCGGTCTGCTCGCCGTCCCCTCCGCCACGGTCTTCTGCGTCGGGGTCATCGTCGCCTACGCCTTCGGCTGGGGATGGAACGGTCTGTTCAACCTCAGCGTCTCGCGCGCCCGGGTCGGCCGAGTCTCCGCAGCCACCGGTCTGACCCAGGGCGGAGTCTTCCTGGGTGGGGTGCTGGGGCCGTTGGTCTTCGCCTGGGCGCTCGATGCCCGCGGTGTCGGAACCGCCTGGCTCATCGTCGCCGTCGCCGCGTTCGCGGCATCCGTGTCAATCGTGCTCGCCGCCAGCCGCTGGGCCGGCGCCGACGAAGTGAAGGAGTGAGGTCCATGTCCGAGGAAGAGGGAGTCCTCGACCTGATGGTCGAGTCACTCACGAGGATCGCCGACGGCGTGCTCCAGGTGACCCTGGTGGATCCGGACGGGTACTGGCTGCCCGAGTGGACGCCCGGGGCGCACATCGACATCGAGACGCCGGCAGGTCCGCGGCAGTACTCCCTGTGCGGAGACCCCGAGGACCGCACGCGATACACCATCGGCGTCCTCCGCG
The nucleotide sequence above comes from Nocardioides massiliensis. Encoded proteins:
- a CDS encoding DUF1989 domain-containing protein, with the translated sequence MDIDVVIPPRGFLRARLVPAGACLRITDLGGRQAVDVMLRSAADTRDWLSCIFTTLLNGTDRITTGHVLYSKAATPLATVTQDDVGRHWFGGGFCSEETNRFRYGVEGTINCRDNLAASLADWVGHPMDLELDACASLFMAIAYGAGRVSIEESPSRPGSVFELRAETDLLVGLSNCPADRNPGNGFQPSEVRVQVGS
- a CDS encoding MFS transporter — its product is MSETVMPARRARRREPGEGSGRAVAGVVVTMISVSAPPFLVGTVAIQVAATMAFSAAQLGTAVAGYYLVSAVVSPMGGRLAGRLGPTLAMRVACFGATLGLIGIALAPSAGAIVVALSLLGLPNALVQPAANQVLSDTVPVHRQGVAFGLVQSAIPSATLLSGSLLAIFGAENQWRAAVWSVVVLTLVAQLAIRRPRTGPQEAAAGRQVSARPLPAPLGGAPLMTALVLGAVLASMAATTLPSFVASTGAARGMGPGEVATVQVLGSLTCIGLRVLAAWRGSLFGEWRVLGVVAAMLLVGAAGFGLLAVPSATVFCVGVIVAYAFGWGWNGLFNLSVSRARVGRVSAATGLTQGGVFLGGVLGPLVFAWALDARGVGTAWLIVAVAAFAASVSIVLAASRWAGADEVKE